Proteins encoded by one window of Polaribacter haliotis:
- a CDS encoding lysophospholipid acyltransferase family protein, with the protein MKILSYILSPIFVLVFFLFLIIFHPLQWLSLNLFGHKAHARMVAALNFCLVKSMLIIGVPIRLINKYKIPENTSVIFVSNHQSTFDIPPIGWFFRKQHPKFVAKIELGKGIPSVSFNLRNGGAALINRKDPKQAISELVRFSKKIHEEKWGAIIFPEGTRSRNGEPKKFAINGLKVITKYNKEGYIVPLTINNSWKVFKYGKFPLGLGSPITITTHEPIKISSLPFEELLEKTEKVIKEHIK; encoded by the coding sequence ATGAAAATATTAAGCTACATTCTATCACCAATCTTTGTATTGGTGTTTTTTTTATTTCTAATCATATTTCATCCATTGCAATGGTTAAGTTTAAATTTATTTGGACATAAAGCACATGCAAGAATGGTGGCAGCTTTAAATTTCTGTCTAGTAAAATCGATGTTAATAATTGGAGTTCCAATCCGATTAATTAATAAGTATAAAATTCCAGAAAACACATCTGTAATTTTTGTATCAAATCATCAATCTACTTTCGATATACCTCCAATAGGATGGTTTTTTAGAAAACAACATCCAAAATTTGTTGCAAAAATAGAATTAGGAAAAGGCATTCCAAGTGTATCTTTCAATTTAAGAAATGGAGGTGCAGCACTAATCAATAGAAAAGATCCTAAACAAGCAATAAGTGAGTTGGTTCGTTTCTCTAAAAAGATACATGAAGAAAAATGGGGTGCAATTATCTTTCCAGAAGGAACAAGAAGTAGAAATGGAGAACCCAAAAAATTCGCCATAAATGGTTTAAAAGTAATTACAAAGTACAATAAAGAGGGGTATATTGTACCTTTAACTATAAATAACTCTTGGAAAGTTTTTAAATACGGAAAATTTCCTTTAGGTTTAGGTAGTCCAATTACAATTACGACACACGAGCCCATAAAAATCAGTTCTTTACCTTTCGAGGAATTATTAGAAAAAACTGAAAAAGTAATTAAAGAACATATAAAATAA
- a CDS encoding acyl-ACP desaturase — protein MSTIKNIRKEVMLQLEKSMDTFMERYLIPAEKIWQPTDFLPNSQKDTFISEVEEIREISKELHDDFWVVLVGDTITEEALPTYESWLLDLDGVSQDPDNSWAKWVRTWTAEENRHGDTLNKYLYLSGRVNMREVEISTQHLIADGFDIGTSTDPYKNFVYTTFQELATYVSHNNVAKIARKKGHKALAKMSKIIAGDEMRHHQAYAHFVKEIFKIDASEMMLAFQHMMKHKIVMPALHLRESFGAKGTAFDDFSAVAQRIGVYTGFDYVDILRKLNTMWEIDKITNLTPEAEKARDYLMKLPDRMYRITERIVIPDTKFNFKWMIPA, from the coding sequence ATGTCAACAATAAAAAACATTCGAAAAGAAGTAATGTTGCAGCTAGAAAAAAGCATGGATACTTTTATGGAAAGGTATTTAATTCCTGCTGAAAAAATCTGGCAACCAACAGACTTTTTACCAAACTCACAAAAAGACACCTTTATTTCTGAAGTTGAAGAAATAAGAGAAATATCTAAAGAATTGCATGACGATTTTTGGGTAGTTTTGGTAGGAGATACCATTACAGAAGAAGCTTTACCAACCTACGAATCTTGGTTGTTAGATTTAGATGGAGTTAGCCAAGATCCAGACAACAGCTGGGCAAAATGGGTAAGAACTTGGACTGCAGAAGAAAATAGACATGGAGACACACTAAATAAATACTTGTATTTATCTGGTCGTGTTAACATGCGTGAAGTAGAAATTTCTACACAACATTTAATTGCAGATGGTTTCGATATTGGAACTTCTACAGACCCTTATAAAAACTTTGTCTACACAACATTTCAGGAATTAGCAACCTATGTTTCTCATAACAATGTAGCCAAAATTGCACGTAAAAAAGGACACAAAGCTTTGGCTAAAATGTCTAAAATTATTGCTGGAGATGAGATGAGACATCACCAAGCATATGCACATTTTGTAAAAGAAATTTTTAAGATAGATGCAAGTGAAATGATGTTGGCTTTCCAACACATGATGAAACATAAAATTGTTATGCCAGCACTTCATTTAAGAGAATCTTTTGGCGCAAAAGGAACAGCATTCGACGATTTTTCTGCTGTTGCACAAAGAATAGGTGTGTATACAGGTTTCGATTATGTAGATATTTTGAGGAAATTAAACACAATGTGGGAAATCGATAAGATTACAAATCTTACACCAGAAGCAGAAAAAGCAAGAGATTATCTTATGAAATTGCCAGACAGAATGTACAGAATTACAGAAAGAATTGTAATTCCAGATACAAAGTTTAATTTCAAATGGATGATTCCAGCTTAA
- a CDS encoding amidohydrolase, translated as MKNELKIVGIQADLVWENPTKNIAFFEQEIEKLDPDVDLIVLPEMFTSGFTMNPKNVAEEMDGFTVSWMQKIASEKQTAICGSLVISDDNQFYNRFVFVYPSGEIETYDKRHSFTLAGEDKVYTSGSEKLIIEYKGWKICPLICYDLRFPVWARNTDNYDLLLFMANWPVARIKAWDTLLKARAIENMCYVVGVNRTGKDANNYEYSGNSLIIDYLGEEISSLGENEVGIVSATVYKDKQESVRNKLGFLNDRDSFNIV; from the coding sequence ATGAAAAACGAATTAAAAATTGTTGGTATTCAAGCTGATTTGGTTTGGGAAAACCCTACTAAAAACATTGCTTTTTTTGAACAAGAAATAGAAAAATTAGATCCGGATGTTGATTTAATAGTGCTACCAGAAATGTTTACCTCTGGTTTTACGATGAATCCTAAAAATGTTGCTGAAGAAATGGATGGTTTTACTGTTTCTTGGATGCAAAAAATAGCTTCTGAAAAACAAACGGCTATTTGTGGAAGTTTGGTAATTTCTGATGATAACCAATTTTACAACAGATTTGTTTTTGTGTATCCTTCAGGAGAAATTGAAACCTATGATAAAAGACATTCTTTTACTTTGGCTGGAGAAGATAAAGTCTATACTTCTGGCTCTGAAAAACTAATTATCGAATATAAAGGATGGAAAATTTGTCCGTTAATTTGTTACGATTTGCGTTTTCCTGTTTGGGCAAGAAATACCGATAATTACGATTTATTGCTTTTTATGGCTAATTGGCCTGTTGCACGAATAAAAGCTTGGGATACGCTTCTTAAAGCACGTGCAATTGAAAATATGTGCTATGTTGTAGGCGTAAATAGAACTGGGAAAGATGCTAATAATTACGAATATTCTGGAAATTCTCTAATTATAGATTATTTGGGTGAGGAAATCTCTTCTTTGGGTGAAAATGAGGTTGGAATTGTAAGTGCTACTGTTTATAAAGACAAGCAAGAAAGTGTGAGGAATAAGTTAGGTTTTTTGAATGATAGAGATTCTTTTAATATTGTTTAA
- a CDS encoding PD-(D/E)XK nuclease family protein, producing the protein MQSFISETLDDILKTTTSFENVLFVLPSQRAKVFVKQTLKDKISVGFLPEIINIEQFVQQVSGIEKADSIQLLFHFYTIYKNIEENPDSFDVFSSWAFTVLQDFNELDQHLIDTKEIFIYLRDIQRLKKWSVTGTFKETELVKDHYAFLERLHKYYPIFYAFLLEKKIGYQGIMYREASKKIPDFLEKNSDKKIFFIGFNALNKAEEFLFQRVLENGNSEIYWDLDEAFFKSNHQAGTFIRKYKKEWKYYEKHDLKTLGNSFSEPKNIQVIGASKNTTQIKYAGEILEKFENFNNTALVMADETLLPITLNSLPRNINAINITMGYPLKDIPTTTLIFSIFQLFTSQEKLQKIATNEFYYKDVIRFFKNQAIYKLLIEEENALVDDFCDKIAKENLTFISKNEIDQLLEKRNEEIRKVISTIFAPFSSITDSVDRILGLINLLKEETTDLEKEYLFRFYTVFTQLKNLHLEYNYFQDLKTLALFFRQLIASETLSFQGEPLKGLQLMGMLETRVLDFENVILTSTNEGVLPASSQQNSFIPFDVKVAFGLPTYREKDAIFSYHFFRLLQRAKNVFILYNTEHDVFGSGEKSRFVTQLEMLKSDIIQKIVSPEVVSDTIELKQVSKNESISEQLKTLAEKGISPSAFTNYLHNPISFYKQKILKLKEFDDVEETVAFNTLGTVVHETLDELYTPFVGKFLNAENVSKMETDAKDLVVKHFKIHFKNGDISTGKNRLIFEVANRFVVNFLSQEKKLVSDSNNQLKILATEENLATEITINGIDFPIKIHGQVDRVDELNGELRIIDYKTGMVDASNLRVVNYDDLREDKFHKAIQVLLYALLFTRSKNYDFKQPLTAGIYSFKNLNKGFLSVNFSSNYRQPDTLITQEKLDEFLEEIKIYIKEIYDPEIDFIEPADLKY; encoded by the coding sequence ATGCAATCTTTTATTTCCGAAACTTTAGACGATATATTAAAAACCACCACTTCTTTTGAGAATGTGCTATTTGTATTGCCATCTCAAAGAGCAAAAGTCTTTGTGAAACAAACATTAAAAGACAAGATTTCAGTCGGGTTTCTTCCTGAAATAATAAATATAGAACAATTTGTACAACAAGTTTCTGGAATAGAAAAAGCGGATAGTATTCAGTTATTATTTCACTTTTACACGATTTATAAAAACATTGAAGAAAACCCAGATTCGTTTGACGTTTTCTCTTCTTGGGCATTTACAGTTTTACAAGATTTTAATGAACTGGATCAACACTTAATAGACACAAAAGAGATTTTTATCTATTTAAGAGACATTCAACGTTTAAAAAAATGGTCTGTTACAGGAACATTTAAAGAAACAGAATTGGTAAAAGACCATTATGCTTTTTTAGAAAGATTGCATAAATATTATCCTATTTTTTATGCTTTTTTATTGGAGAAAAAAATCGGATATCAAGGAATCATGTACAGAGAAGCATCCAAAAAAATACCCGATTTTTTAGAGAAAAATTCTGATAAAAAAATATTCTTCATCGGTTTTAACGCGTTAAATAAAGCAGAAGAATTCTTATTCCAAAGAGTGTTAGAAAATGGAAATTCAGAAATTTATTGGGATTTAGACGAAGCTTTTTTCAAATCTAACCATCAGGCTGGTACTTTTATCAGAAAATATAAAAAAGAGTGGAAATATTACGAAAAGCACGATTTAAAAACACTTGGAAACTCATTTTCTGAACCGAAAAACATTCAAGTAATTGGTGCTTCTAAAAACACCACTCAAATAAAATATGCAGGAGAAATTTTAGAGAAATTCGAGAATTTTAATAATACAGCTCTAGTAATGGCAGACGAAACTTTGTTGCCAATAACGTTAAATTCTCTTCCAAGAAATATCAATGCAATTAACATTACAATGGGTTATCCATTAAAAGATATTCCAACAACGACGTTAATTTTTTCGATATTTCAACTTTTTACTTCACAAGAAAAACTGCAAAAAATAGCAACGAATGAGTTTTATTATAAAGATGTTATTCGATTTTTTAAGAATCAGGCGATTTATAAATTACTAATTGAAGAAGAAAATGCACTTGTAGATGATTTCTGTGATAAGATTGCCAAAGAAAATCTCACGTTCATTTCAAAAAATGAAATTGACCAATTATTAGAAAAAAGGAACGAAGAAATAAGAAAAGTAATCAGTACTATTTTTGCCCCTTTTTCTTCAATTACAGATTCAGTTGATAGAATATTAGGACTTATAAATTTATTAAAAGAGGAAACAACAGATTTAGAAAAAGAATATTTGTTCCGTTTTTATACAGTTTTTACACAGTTAAAAAACTTGCATTTAGAATATAATTATTTTCAAGATTTAAAAACATTAGCGTTGTTTTTTAGGCAATTAATTGCATCAGAAACCTTGTCTTTTCAAGGAGAACCGTTAAAAGGATTGCAATTAATGGGAATGTTGGAAACCCGTGTTTTAGATTTCGAAAATGTAATTTTAACATCTACAAACGAAGGAGTTTTACCAGCAAGTTCGCAACAAAATTCTTTTATTCCTTTTGATGTAAAAGTTGCTTTTGGTTTGCCAACATACAGAGAAAAAGATGCTATTTTTTCATATCACTTTTTTAGATTATTACAAAGAGCAAAAAATGTTTTCATCCTATACAACACAGAACATGATGTTTTTGGAAGTGGAGAAAAAAGCCGATTTGTAACGCAATTAGAAATGTTGAAATCAGATATTATTCAGAAAATAGTTTCGCCAGAAGTAGTTTCAGATACGATTGAATTAAAGCAAGTCAGTAAAAATGAATCTATTTCAGAACAATTAAAAACATTGGCAGAAAAAGGGATTTCTCCTTCAGCTTTTACCAATTATTTGCACAATCCTATTTCGTTTTACAAACAGAAAATATTAAAATTAAAAGAGTTTGATGATGTTGAAGAAACTGTCGCTTTTAATACTTTAGGAACTGTTGTTCATGAAACTTTAGATGAATTGTATACGCCTTTTGTCGGTAAATTCTTAAACGCAGAAAATGTTTCAAAAATGGAAACAGATGCAAAAGATTTAGTTGTAAAACATTTCAAAATTCATTTTAAAAACGGAGATATTTCAACAGGAAAAAATCGCCTAATTTTTGAAGTTGCAAACCGATTTGTAGTTAATTTTTTATCACAAGAAAAAAAGTTGGTTTCAGATTCGAACAATCAACTTAAAATATTGGCAACAGAAGAAAATTTAGCCACAGAAATAACAATTAATGGAATTGATTTTCCAATAAAAATTCACGGTCAAGTAGATAGAGTAGACGAATTAAATGGCGAACTCCGAATTATAGATTATAAAACAGGAATGGTAGATGCCTCGAATTTGCGTGTTGTAAATTATGATGATTTACGAGAAGACAAGTTCCATAAAGCAATACAGGTTTTATTGTATGCCTTGTTATTTACAAGAAGTAAAAACTACGATTTTAAACAACCTTTAACAGCAGGAATCTATTCCTTCAAAAACTTAAATAAAGGGTTTTTATCAGTCAACTTTTCATCGAATTATAGACAACCAGATACCTTAATAACCCAAGAAAAATTAGACGAATTTTTGGAAGAAATAAAAATCTATATCAAAGAAATTTACGACCCAGAAATAGATTTTATTGAGCCTGCAGATTTGAAATATTAA
- a CDS encoding universal stress protein has translation MKHILVPIGSTVSAQNTLQYAIDFASEINAKVFVFRAYNAKSKAGTMINVNSIIGRETNLYLRTLVASVNTKNVDIKLIASQGSLIDSVEAVHSEIGVDLIIVGTKSNSIKEELFLGNTAGKLAKMSDLSVLVIPEAYVFKPIENVLVAFKSGIVKRKYALKPLQFIAKKFNSSVNLLLVKTPDYSEEDLVLNKGLAELQSTLTVTENATTFQGVLEHSKTHNPDLLCVFRRKRGFFKKLWEKSTILKEEFYTAVPLLILKGK, from the coding sequence ATGAAACATATTTTAGTCCCAATTGGATCTACTGTAAGCGCACAAAACACATTACAATATGCAATTGATTTTGCTTCTGAAATTAACGCGAAAGTATTTGTTTTTAGAGCATACAATGCAAAATCGAAAGCAGGAACAATGATTAATGTAAACTCGATTATTGGGAGAGAAACTAACCTTTATTTACGAACCTTAGTCGCTTCTGTAAACACAAAAAATGTTGATATTAAATTAATTGCCTCTCAAGGAAGTTTAATTGATAGTGTAGAAGCTGTTCATAGCGAAATTGGTGTAGATTTAATTATTGTAGGCACAAAAAGTAACTCTATTAAAGAAGAATTATTTTTAGGAAATACTGCTGGAAAATTGGCTAAAATGTCAGATTTATCTGTTTTAGTAATTCCAGAAGCTTATGTTTTTAAACCTATAGAAAATGTTTTAGTAGCTTTTAAATCGGGAATTGTAAAAAGAAAATACGCTTTAAAACCTTTGCAGTTTATTGCGAAAAAGTTCAACTCTTCTGTGAATTTATTGTTGGTAAAAACACCAGATTATTCTGAAGAAGATTTAGTTTTAAATAAAGGTTTAGCAGAATTACAATCTACATTAACTGTTACAGAAAACGCAACTACTTTTCAAGGTGTTTTAGAACATAGTAAAACTCATAACCCAGATTTATTGTGTGTTTTTAGACGTAAAAGAGGTTTCTTTAAGAAATTATGGGAGAAAAGCACGATCTTAAAAGAAGAGTTTTATACTGCAGTTCCATTGTTAATTTTGAAGGGGAAATAA
- a CDS encoding MATE family efflux transporter, whose amino-acid sequence MNTNISFKNINKLAIPALIAGIAEPVLSITDTAIIGNIDVNATESLAAVGIVGAFISMLVWVFGQIRSAISSIVSQYVGANKINEVKSLPAQAIAIVVLGSLLILGISYLFSREIFAFYNASGEILEYCITYFNIRIFGFPFSLFVFAIFGIFRGLQNTFYPMIIAITGALLNIVLDIILVYGIEGYFPAMNIEGAAYASVIAQISMAIMSLVLLMKKTKISLKLSLPFHAEIPRLLGMIGNLFIRTIALNTALYFATSYATSYGKEYIAAYTIGLNLWLLGAFSIDGYSSAGNILSGKLLGAKDYKTLLKLSNKLIIYGFGTGVVMALIGFAFYEPIGRIFTKDPLVLDQFYMTFWLVLAMQPICGITYILDGMFKGMGEMKFLRNLLIASTGLVFIPSLLFFDSLDLKLYAIWITFVLWMVIRGLPIFIKFRSKFIPLAENS is encoded by the coding sequence TTGAATACAAATATTAGTTTTAAGAACATTAATAAATTGGCAATTCCTGCTTTAATTGCTGGTATTGCAGAACCTGTTTTGTCTATAACAGATACTGCAATTATTGGGAATATAGATGTAAATGCAACTGAAAGTTTAGCTGCAGTTGGTATTGTTGGTGCTTTTATTTCTATGCTGGTTTGGGTTTTCGGACAAATAAGAAGTGCAATTTCATCCATAGTTTCGCAATATGTTGGCGCAAATAAAATTAATGAAGTAAAAAGTTTGCCAGCACAAGCCATTGCAATTGTTGTTTTAGGAAGCTTGTTAATTTTAGGAATTTCGTATCTTTTTTCGAGAGAAATTTTTGCTTTTTACAATGCATCAGGAGAAATTTTAGAATATTGTATTACCTATTTTAATATAAGAATTTTTGGTTTTCCTTTTTCTCTATTTGTATTTGCAATTTTCGGCATATTTAGAGGTTTGCAAAACACATTTTACCCAATGATAATTGCAATAACTGGAGCATTACTAAATATCGTTTTAGATATTATTTTGGTATATGGAATTGAAGGTTACTTTCCTGCAATGAATATAGAAGGAGCAGCTTATGCAAGTGTAATTGCACAAATTTCTATGGCAATTATGTCTTTGGTTTTGTTAATGAAAAAAACTAAGATTTCATTGAAATTAAGTTTGCCTTTTCATGCTGAAATTCCACGTTTATTAGGAATGATTGGCAATCTTTTTATAAGAACAATTGCCCTAAATACAGCTTTGTATTTTGCAACATCTTACGCAACATCTTATGGAAAAGAATACATTGCAGCTTATACAATTGGTTTAAATTTATGGCTTTTGGGTGCTTTTAGTATCGATGGTTATTCGAGTGCAGGAAACATTTTATCAGGAAAGTTATTAGGTGCAAAAGATTACAAAACACTTTTAAAATTAAGTAATAAACTAATTATCTATGGTTTTGGAACTGGTGTTGTTATGGCACTTATTGGATTTGCTTTTTACGAGCCAATTGGTAGAATTTTTACAAAAGACCCATTAGTTTTAGACCAGTTTTATATGACTTTTTGGTTGGTTTTAGCAATGCAACCTATTTGTGGAATTACTTATATTTTAGATGGAATGTTTAAAGGAATGGGAGAAATGAAGTTTTTAAGAAATCTTTTAATAGCATCTACAGGCTTGGTTTTTATTCCGTCTTTGCTTTTTTTCGATTCGTTAGATTTAAAATTATATGCAATTTGGATTACTTTCGTTTTATGGATGGTTATAAGAGGGCTTCCAATATTTATTAAATTTAGAAGTAAGTTTATACCATTGGCAGAGAATTCGTAA
- a CDS encoding helix-turn-helix domain-containing protein has product MAIVVNLDVMLAKRKMKSKDLAEIIGITTANLSILKSGKAKAIRFSTLEAICDALDCQPADILEYKED; this is encoded by the coding sequence ATGGCAATCGTAGTAAACTTAGATGTAATGCTTGCCAAACGAAAAATGAAAAGCAAAGATTTGGCAGAAATTATTGGTATTACAACCGCTAATTTATCCATATTAAAATCGGGCAAAGCAAAAGCAATTCGTTTCTCTACTTTAGAAGCAATTTGCGACGCTTTGGATTGCCAACCTGCAGATATTTTAGAATATAAAGAAGATTAA
- a CDS encoding DUF2975 domain-containing protein, whose amino-acid sequence MKNIKIFKKIILILFILTLLFFLGDNILVILALLFEKDVLHLGHFNSEGTPIYLKILVIIKFSAFCIFIYGASFLIKILLLKNLTDYFNNNTFLFLFKAGKFIVIANIMAFLLSFSIFFISSPQYYIYFNGDSRYLSLLMIIFGFFLMIFSKVLMEAKELKQENDLTI is encoded by the coding sequence ATGAAGAACATCAAAATATTTAAAAAAATAATTTTAATACTATTTATACTAACATTATTATTCTTTTTAGGTGATAATATATTAGTTATTTTAGCATTATTATTTGAAAAAGATGTGTTACATCTTGGTCATTTTAATTCAGAAGGAACTCCAATTTATCTAAAAATATTAGTAATTATTAAATTTAGTGCGTTTTGTATTTTTATTTATGGAGCATCCTTTTTAATAAAAATACTACTATTAAAAAACCTTACAGATTACTTTAATAACAACACCTTCTTATTTCTTTTTAAAGCAGGTAAATTTATTGTAATCGCAAATATTATGGCTTTTCTTTTAAGTTTTTCAATATTTTTTATTTCCTCTCCACAATATTATATTTACTTTAATGGAGACTCTAGATATTTATCTTTACTGATGATTATTTTTGGTTTCTTTCTAATGATATTTAGTAAAGTTTTAATGGAAGCAAAAGAACTAAAACAAGAAAACGATTTAACAATATAA